AGGCGGGCATCGGTGGCCAGGTGATCGCGTACGTATACTGACAATGCCACGCACAGAACTACAGCTACCTGACGAAGTCAGTGCCGAGGTCGACCACCTCGAACTCACTGTCGAGGGACCCGAAGGCAGCGTGACGCGTCGACTCTGGTATCCGGATGTCACTGTCGATGTCGAAGACGAGACGATCGTCATCGAATCGACCGAGGACGACGCCGAGACGATGTCCACGTTGGGGACCTTCGAGAGCCACGTGCGCAACATGTTCCACGGCGTCACCGAGGGATGGACCTACGAGATGGAGGTCTTCTACTCACACTTCCCGATGCAGGTGCGCGCCGAGAGCGAGGAAGTCGTCATCGAGAACTTCCTCGGTGAGAAGGCTCCCCGCCGGACGCCGATCCACGGCGAGACCGACGTCGAGATCGACGAAGAACAGATCACGCTCCGTGGTCCCAGTATCGAAGACGTCGGCCAGACGGCCGCGGATATCGAACAGCTCACCCGTGTCACCGACAAAGACGTCCGGGTGTTCCAGGACGGCGTCTACATCACGGACAAACCGAATCGAGGTGAGGTCTGATGGCTGAGGAAGAACCTACGGAACTTACGGACGTCGGCGGCATTGGCGACCAGACGGCCGACGCATTGGCCGAGGCCGGATTCGAAACTGTCGACGATCTGCGAGCAGCAGACGAATCGGCACTCACGGAGGTCGAGGGAATCGGTAACGCCCTGGCGGCCCGGATCAAGGCCGACGTCGGCGACGTCGAGGTTGCAGACGACGCCGATGCCGAGGTCGAAGACGCTTCGACCGACGAGGACGAGTCCGCAGGCGACACGGAGACACTCGCGGACTACGAGGGGCTGACGGATATCAGCGGCGTCAGCGAGGAGACGGCAGATGCCTTGAGCGAAGCTGGCTTCGAGACTGTCGAAGCCGTCGCACGCGCCGATCAGGACGCCCTTACCGAGGTCGAGAGCGTCGGAAACGCTCTGGCGGCCCGGATCCAGGCTGACGTCGGCGAACTCGACGTCTCGGAGGCCGAAGCTGCCGACGTCGAGGAGGCAGGAGAGGCCGCTGAGGAAGCCGAGGATGTCGAGACTGAACTGCAGCCTCGTGGGCTGGTCGACAAGCAGCCGGATCTCTCCGACGAGGAGGCCCGGCTGCTGGTCCAGCGCCGCCGCGAAGGCAAGCCGCAGTTCAATCGACAGGACTACCACAAGAAAAAGCGCGTGCCGACGTCTTGGCGACGACCGCGGGGCACCCTCTCGAAGCAGCGCCGCGGCATCAAGGGCAAAGGCGACACGGTCGAGGCCGGGTTCCGCACTCCCAAGGCGACTCGCGGATTGCACCCCTCCGGCTTCGAGGAAGTTCGCGTCCACAACGTCGACGATCTCGACGGTGTCGACGGGGATACCCAAGCGGTGCGCATCGCCTCGAAAGTCGGGGCACGCAAGCGCGAACGGATCGAAGAGCGCGCCGAGAGCGAGGAGATTCGCGTACTCAATCCCACCTACGTCGAAGTCGAGGTGAGCGACGATGAGTGATCTCAGCGCACAGAAGCGACTGGCGGCAGACGTTCTGGACGTCGGGCAGAACCGCGTCTGGTTCGACCCCGAGGCACAGGGCGAAATCGCGGATGCGATCACCCGCGAGGACGTCCGTGACCTGATCGACCAGGGCATCATCCGCACGAAAGAAAAGAGTGGGAACTCCCGCGGTCGGGCCAAAGAGCGCCAAGAGAAGCGCGCCTACGGCCACCAGAAGGGACACGGGTCCCGGAAGGGTTCCGCGGGAGCCCGACAGAACGAGAAAGACGACTGGGTGTCCCGCATTCGGGCCCAGCGCGAGCGGCTGCGAGAACTCCGGGACAGTGGCGAACTGTCGCCGACGGAGTATCGCAAACTGTACGATCAGGCCAGCGGCGGCGAATTCGACGACGTCGGTGACCTGAACCGATATATCGACGACCAACACGGTGATCAGTGATGGCGACAGGACCACGCTACAAGGTGCCGATGCGTCGGCGCCGCGAATCTCGGACGGACTACCATCAGCGGTTGCGCCTGCTGAAATCCGGCAAGCCACGCCTCGTGGCGCGGCTCTCGAACAGCCAGGCCAGGGCGCAGCTGGTGACAACGGGTCCCAACGGTGACGAGACTGTTGCAGCGGCCACGGCCAACGACCTCGCCGAGTACGGCTGGGAGGCGCCGACGGGCAACCTGCCCGCCGCGTACCTGACCGGACTGCTCGCGGGGCTGCGGGCGATCGAGGCCGGCTACGAGGAGGCAGTGCTGGACATTGGGCTCAACACGCCGACGCCAGGAAGTAAAGTATTCGCGATCCAGGAAGGAGCGATCGACGCCGGCCTGGAGATTCCCCACAACGACGATGTCCTGGCCGAGTGGCCACGGACGCGCGGCGAGCACATCGCCGAGTACGCCGAGTCCCTCGATGAGGGGCTCTATAGTGGGGAATTCGACGCGACAGAACTGCCCGCACACTTTGACGCAGTGCGGGAGACGCTACTCGAAGGTGACATCGAACTATGAGCGCTGACGGATGGGAACCACGAACGCGGCTCGGCCGGCAGGTCGCCGACGGCGAGATCGACTCGATGCGCGACGCCCTGAACGCCGGGCTGCCGCTGAAGGAATCGGAAATCGTCGATCAGCTCGTTCCTGGGCTGGAAGACGAAGTGCTGGACATCAACATGGTCCAGCGGATGACCGACTCGGGTCGCCGGGTGAAGTTCCGCTGTGTCGTCGTCGTGGGTAACCGCGACGGGCTCGTCGGCTACGCCGAGGGCCGAGACGATCAGGTCGGCGGCGCAATCCAGAAGGCCATCGACATCGCCAAGCTGAACATGATCGACGTTTCCCGCGGGTGTGGCTCGTGGGAATGTGGTTGCGGGCGACCGCACACGGTCGCGCTGCGTACCACCGGCAAGGCCGGCAGCGTCGAGGTCGAGCTCCAGCCTGCCCCGCGCGGGCTCGGGCTGGCCGGCGGAGAGACCGTTCGGCACGTCCTCGAACTGGCTGGTATCGAAGACATCTGGACCCGCTCGTCGGGGAACACCCGGACGACGGTCAACTTCGCGAAGGCGACGTTCAACGCCCTGCGCAACACGGCCGAAGCGCGGGTCCCCGAGCGAGCCTTCCAAGAGCGTGAGGTGATCGAGTGATGCAAGCGATCGTCCAACTGCGCGGCGAGGTCGACGTCAGCCAGGACGTCGTCGATACTCTGGAGATGCTCAACCTCGGTCGCGTCAATCACGCGACGCTCGTCCCCGAGACCGACACGTATCGGGGCATGATCACGAAGGTCAACGACGTTGTCGCCTACGGCGAACCGTCAGTCGAGACGGTCGAACTCTTGCTCGAACGGCGAGCGGAACCGGCCGCCGATGCCGACGGTGAGAAAGCGTCCGTCGACGACGAGTGGGTCGGCTGGAACACCAACTACGACGACATCGCGGATCTGGCTTCGGCGCTGGTCGACGAAGAGACCACGCTGCAGGAGGCCAACCTCTCACCGACGCTTCGTCTGCACCCGCCCCGGAAGGGCCACGACGGGATCAAACATCCCGTCAAGGAGGGTGGCGAGCTGGGCAAACACGACACCGACGGCATCGACGGACTACTGGAGGCGATGCGATAATGACAGATAAGAGCAAACGCCAGCGCGGCTCTCGAACGCACGGCGGCGGCACGCACAAGAACCGTCGCGGGGCCGGTCACCGCGGTGGGCGCGGCGACGCTGGCCGCGACAAACACGAGCAGCATCTCCACCCGCCGATCGGCAAGAGCGGCTTCACGCGGCCAGAGAAGACCAAAGAGGATATTGCCGAGGTCGACATCCGGCGACTCGATGAGGACGCCGCCTTACTGGCTGCCGACGGCATTGCAGAAGAAGACGGCGACGGCTACCGGATCGACGCCCGCGAGGTCGTCGAGGATGGTTTCGACGCCGACGCGGTGAAGGTACTCGGTGCCGGGCAGGTTCGCAACGAACTGACCGTCGTCGCCGATGCCTTCTCGGCCGGTGCCCGCGAGAAGATCGAGGCTGCCGGTGGAAACGCTGAATTGAGCGAGCGAGGCGAACAGCGACAGGCTGACAAGGACGACGCCGACGATAACGAGTAAGGATGAGCTGGAAGGACACCGCCGAACCACTGCTAACGCGGATGCCGTCAGTCGCTCGACCGGACCGCCACGTCCCCTTCAAGCGGAAACTCGGCTGGACGGCCGGCGTCTTGGTCTTGTTTTTCTTCTTGAGAAACATCAACCTGTACGGCCTTGGTACCGGTGGATCGAACGCATTCGGCCGGTTCTCGTCGATCCTTGCCACTCAGCAGGGCTCGATCATGCAGCTGGGGATCGGGCCGATCGTCACCGCGAGCATTGTCTTGCAGTTGCTCGGCGGGGCGGACTTACTCGGGTTGGATACCCAGAACAATCCGCGCGATCAGATCCTCTATCAGGGGCTCCAGAAGCTACTGGTGCTCGTGATGATCGTGTTGACGGGCTTTCCGATGGTGTTCGCCGCCGACTTCCTCCCAGCTGAGCCAGTCTTCGGACTGGGTGTGGCCGGGACGAAGTGGTTGATGTTCGCTCAGATCTTCGTCGGCGGTGTCCTCATCCTCTACATGGACGAGGTGATCAGCAAATGGGGCGTCGGCAGCGGGATCGGCCTGTTCATCATTGCTGGCGTCAGCCAGAGTCTGGTCGGCGGGTTGATCGCGATCCCCCAGATCTCCGGCAATTGGGGCTTTATCCCCTATTGGATCGGCGCGGTGGCCGGGTTCGTCGATGTCCCGTCGGTGTTGACGTCTCAGGGGATCACACAACTTCTGTTCCACACGAGTGGACAGAACTATATCGGGCTCATCGCTATCCTCACGACGCTCTCGATCTTCGTGATCGTCGTCTATGCGGAGTCAGTCCGTGTCGAGATCCCGCTCAGCCACGCCCGGGTGAAGGGGGCTCGCGGTCGGTTCCCTGTGAAGCTCATCTACGCCAGCGTCCTGCCGATGATCCTCGTCCGGGCGCTGCAGATGAACATTCAGTTCCTCGGCCGGATTCTCAAACAGCAACTCGGGACCTTACCGGCCTGGCTGGGGCAGTATAGCGGCTCCCAGCCGACAGGTGGGCTCTTCTACTATCTGGCACCGATCCAGTCGCCCGGCGAATGGGCCTGGTTCTTGGGTAGTGTCTCACAACCAGTCTGGAAAGTCCTCCTCCGGGTCGGCGTCGACCTCACGTTCATGATCATCGGTGGTGCGATCTTCGCGATCTTCTGGGTCGAAACCACCGACATGGGCCCGGAAGCGACGGCCCAGCAGATCCAGAACTCCGGGATGCAGATCCCCGGCTTCCGTCAGAATCCCGGCGTCTTGGAGAAGGTCCTCGAACGCTATATCCCACAAGTGACCGTCATCGGTGGTGCACTGGTCGGGCTGCTCGCCGTCATGGCGAACATGCTCGGTACGATCGGTGGCGTCACCGGGACGGGGCTGCTGCTGACCGTCTCGATCACCTACAAGCTCTACGAGGAGATCGCCGAAGAGCAACTCATGGAAATGCATCCCATGATGCGCCAGATGTTTGGCTAGCTGTGAGGCCGGCCGTCTCACTGCATTCGGGGTAGTTTTTCACTCTTCTGTGGACCGCTTCGATCTGCTGTGTGTTTGCTGTGTTTACTTCTAGTTGCGCCGGAACCGTTATATTGCTATACATAGAACATGGATAGTGATGTCAACCGAGCACCGACTCGCCGACGCGACCGATCCGGAAGCGACGGTCGGTAATCTTCTCACCTACGCGGCGTTGCTCAACACGCCGAAACTGGCGCGACTCTACGTCTACGTCCTCCGGAACGGTCCCGTTGCGATCGAGACTGTCAAAGACGATCTCGAGTTGCCACACTCGACGACCTACAAGTACGTCGGCGAACTCGAGGAGATGGGCGTCCTCACTCGTCACGAGGATTCGAGGCCGACGACGATCGAGGTCGAACCGATCCGACTGACAATGGAAACCGACCACGGCGACGTGGTCGTCACGCCCGTCCTTGTGGACGCAATTGCCCGGCAGATCGACACTGAGGACATCCGCGTGTTCGTCGAGCGTCAGGGAATCCCGAAACTCGCCGCCGCGTTGCACTACACCGTGCGCGTGATGGACGGTGACCTCACCCAGCGTACCGCCGCCAACAAACTCGATGTCCATCCGGTCGAGGGGATGACTGTGATCACGGCACTTCAGGACGTCGTGGAGGGGGCTGAAGCCTACGATCCATATCTGGACACTGGCGAGTGATGTCCGGGGAGCTGATTCCTCGCGGGAGCATCGCAGTCATCGACAGTAGCGTGCTCTTCGCGATGGGAGGGCCGTCGAACTCGAAATACCAAGCCTTCGAGCGGTTCGTAACTCGCCGAAACATCGAGGTTCGGATTCCCGATCACGTCGCCGAAGAACTCGGTGAGAGTCCAGACGCATACGCCTACCAGCGTGATCGCTTGCAGGCAGCCCGGAATGCCGGGTGGCTCAAGCGTGGCGTCGTAAATTTCTCAAACCCGGACGTCTCAGACATCATCGATCGCACGCGAACCCGTATGAATCTCCTCTCGGACGCCGACGTCACTGAAGACGAAATCGAGAAAGCGGACACCGTGCTTGCGGGACTTGCATATCAGTACGCGGCCAAGGAATCAGACCACGTGGTCGTACTGGTGAGCGATACGCTGGCTGAACAGGCGATCGGTGACGTGCTGGACGCTTCAGGAGTCGGGGACATGGTGACGGTGGTGGAAGGGCGAGAACTACTGAAGGAACTCACAGAGATATCATTCAATGATTTCTGATTTGTCGTGTGAGGATTGTGAGTACTACTCTCAGTCGACAGCCAATTCGGCTACTGACTTCTGAGGCCTCCCCCAGAACCGACTTCATATTATTCCTCGTCTGATCACGTTAGAATTTAAGACGGATCAGGTAGGGAACGAGTACGGAGTGTCTGTGCTACCATTCTGATCGCCGCCCCGTCAGCGTACTCTATATCAGTTAGAAAAGAGTTGATCGCCACCGCGATACAGGACGTATCCGAGGAAGACGACGAGATACGCGACTGCGAGTAGTTCCGTGAGCAGCGACCGCCCGAGCGCGGCGATCACGACGACGACCAGCGGCCCGACCAGTAGCAGGCCGTCGAAGATCCGATCGTCGGCCCCGGACTCGTAGACTGTCCCGACGATCGGGAGGTCAGCGAGATTCATGGGTACATCCCTCCGCGACGGAACAGCGTCCGCAGTGCCACGAGGACCGGGATAATTTCTAAGCGCCCGATCCACATGTGCCCGAGGAAGGCGATCTTGCCGATCGCCGGCAGCGAGTTAGGGCCGGTGATCCCCGAGGAGAGTCCGACGTTGCCCTGGGCGCTTGCCACCTCGAAGAAGGCGTTGGCCAGCGAGAATTCCTCGGCGGGGAGGACGACCAGCAACAGGAACGTCCCGACGATGAGGAACGCGATCCAGAGCACGACGATGATCGTCGCCTCGACGAACTCCCGGTTGGCTTCCGTCTCGGTCAGCCGTCGCCCGTTGATGTCCATTCGGCGGACAGCGCTATCCGGATAGAAGACGTCGGCGACGTGATAGCGGATGCCCTTGATCAGGGTCAGTCCACGGATGATTTTGATCCCCCCGGCGGTCGATCCGGCTGCCCCGCCGACGAACATCCCGAATGCCACGACGAGTTGGGCCTGTGCCGGCCAGGCCCCGAGTGCCACGTTCGTCGTGTCGACGGCCGTCTGAAAGCCCGTACAGGTGGCCGCCGAGACGAACTGGAAGACGCCGTACCGGACGGCCCTGAGCGGCGAGTCGTACGGGCCGACGTACAGGAACGCCCACAACAGTGCCGACCCAGCCCCCATGTAAACGAACACCCAGCGGGTCTGCAGATCGGTATAGAAGTTCCGGAGATCGCCCTGGAGGATCAAGTAGTGGACGGGAAAGGCGATCGAGCCAAGTAGCATGATCGCGATCAGAACGGCGTCGATGAGCGCGCTGTCGTAGGTCGCAATCGAGTTGTCCATGATCGAGAACCCCCCCGTCGCGAGCCCGGTCATCGCGTGGTTGATCGCGTCCCAGGGAGGCATTCCAGCGAGGAAGAGTGCCAGAATCGAGACGAACGTAAAGAGGAGGAAGATCCACCAGATCGTCCGGACCGTCGAGACGATGCTCGGGTGGATCTTCTCGGAGCGGGCCTCGCTCTCGTAGAGCGTCAGCGACCCACTGCCGGGGCGGGCGAGGACCGCAGTCGTCAGGACGATCACGCCGACGCCGCCGACCCATTCGATGAACGTCCGCCACCACTGGAGACTGCGGGGCAACACTTCTTCGTTGTCGGTCATCGTCAGGCCGGTTCCGGTGAAGCCACTCGTCGACTCGAAAACGGCGTTGAGTGGCTCCCGGAAGGCCGCGAGGGTCGGCGTCGATTCGAGGGTTGTCGGCAGATCGAGGTGGACGCCCCAGGCGATCAGGAGGAAGGGAACGGAGCCGAACACACCCACGAGCAGCCAGCCCGTGGCGGCGACGACCATCCCGTGTAAGCGCGAGGGGGAGTCAGCGTCGGCGAAGCGACGGTGGAGTCCGTAGCCGACAGCCAGCGGGACCAAGGCCGACGCCCCGAAGGCGACCGCGCCGAACCACTCACCCCACGCCAGCGGCACGAGGATCGAGACGACCATCAGCCCGCCGAGCGCTTCGAGGATACGGCCCACGTCGCGTCCGACTGTCGCTGTCGTTCCGTTCATGACTGTGTGCGGTAATCGGGAACGTCTTTATCCGTCACTCGATCCGGTCTTCGTAGTGGCCGAAGATGTCGGTGACCTCGGGATCGGCACCGACGGCCGAATACACCGTCAGGAGATCTCCCGCGTGGATCGTCGTGGTGCCGCGCGGGGTGATCGGCTCGCTGGTATCGTCTCGCTCGATCGCGACGACGAGCACGTTCTGAGAGAGCACTCCTTCGTCGGCTGCTTCCTGGAGTGTCTTGCCCGCGATCGGTGCGTTCTCGGTCACCTCGATTTCGAACACTTCGGCCTCTTCGCCGATGCGCATGTAATCGACGATAGCCGGCCGTGCGACTGCCCGGTAGAGGTACTCGGCGATGAGTTCCTGTGGGTTTTCCATCGTGTTGACGCCGATCCGCTCAAAGAGGTTCATGTGCTCGGGGTTGTGGACCACCGAGAGGATCGACGGGACGTCGTACTCCTTTGCGAGCAGACAGACCATGATGTTCGTCGCGTCGCGGTCGGTCGTCGAGACGACGGCGTCGGCCTGTTCGATGCCGGCGTCCTCGAGGGTCGCGTTGGTCGTCGCGTCGGCTTCGAGGACGAGACAGTCGAACCGATCGGCCGCCCGGTTTGCCCGTTCACTGTCTCGCTCGATGACGACAACCTCGTTGCCCGAGCGTGTCGCAATCTCGATCAGTGGCGTCCCGATGTCGCCGGCGCCGACGATGATGATATACACGTTAGGTCACTCCTCAATCTGGTTACTGAGTGCATATCGAGCAGTAAAGGTGAGCGTTCCGATCCGTGCGTGACAATCGAAATCGGCCCAAAACCGACACGATTGGCGTCAGTCCCCGCCGAACAGCCGTTCTTTTAGCGAGCGTCGCGATGGTCGTTCGGCCAGCAGTACCGGCCCGTCGATCCGCTCGATCGCGTCGAAGACCAGCGACCCGCGGACGACCCGGGAGAGCAGGCCACGCTCGGTCGCCCCGAGGATAGACAGGTCGAACCCGTCGGCGACGCGCTCGATTGTCTCTTCGATATCGCCGGTTTCGACGAGGAACTCGGCGTCTTCGAGGTCGTGGCCGGCCGCCCACTCGGCCAGGAATTCTTGGCTCTCTGCTTGTTCGCCTGGCTTGGAGACGTTGAGCAGCGAGACAGAGACGCCAAGCGAGTCCCGCAGCGCCCGGGCGACCTCCGCCGAGAGGTCCGAGGAGGGACCGCCAGCCGTCGGGACGAGCACGTTCTCGGGGCCGCATTCGTCGCCATCGAGCACGAGGAAGTCACAGGGCAGATCGTGGCTGAGCTCGTCGAGTGCACTCTCGGCGCGGCCGCCGGCAAAGCGAGCCCCGCCGTAGCCCATCACGACCGTATCGGCGTCGTTCGAGCGGGCGGCGTCGAAAACCTCTTGTAGTCCCCGGTGAGAGAGGATCGTCTTCGTCTCGACGGGCACGCCGAACGTCTCGGCGTCGGCCTCGGCGTCTGCCAGCAGTGCTTCGGAGTCCGTGTCGATATCGGCTCGTCGTTCCGAAGCCGTCTGGAGACTCGTCTGGTCGGGAACGGTGACGATGTGTGTTGCGAGGACCTGCCCGCCCTCGTGTTTGGCGATCGCGCTGGCCAGCGTCATCAAAGCCTGCTCCGAGCGCGGATTCGACAGCGCGACCATGATCGTCGGCCCCTCCGTGCCCGTCGGGGCGGCCGCCTCTGTGGCGTCGACGATCTGGTCGGGGAGCTTCTCTTCACGTTCGCTGACTAGTTCCGAGAGGACGCCTTCTGCACTCGTCTCGTCTTGGGCATACAGGAAGTACCAGACGATCGCGAGGACGACGAAACTGCCCGCAAGCGCGATCTCGTACCACGCCATAAAGGCGACGAGCCCCAGCGAGAGGACCGTGCCCACGATCGGCGTAATCGGGTACAGCGGCACTTCGAAATCGGGGTCGTACTCGGGTGTGTCTGCTTCTCGGAAGACGATCAGTGCGACGTTCATCAGGGCGTAGACGATGAGGTGGAGGACACTCGCGGCCTTTGCGAGTACCTCGATATCGCGCCCGAGGAAGGCGATGAAGACGACGATGAGTCCGCCGGTGACGAGGATCGATCGGTAGGGCGTCGCAAAGCGGGGGTGGATCTCGTTGAGCCACGCGCTGACGATCTTGTCTCGCCCCATCGCGAAGTTGATCCGCGCGGAGGCGAGGATCGAGGCGTTCGCCGAGGAAGCCGTCGCCAGCAGCGCGCCCAGGGTCATCGTCGAGGCCGCGACCGCCGCGACCCCGCCGATCGGGCCGATCGAGGCCGGGAACGCGATGTCGGCCACCTGGGCGACGGGGGCCTCCTGACTGAGGTCCGGCCAGGGAATCACGCCGAGCATCGTCGTCACCAGAATCGCATAAATGACGGTCACGATCCCGACACTGCCGATGATGGCGATCGGGAGGTTCCGCCCGGGGTTTTGAGTTCCTCGGCGACAGTTGCAATCTTCGCGTAGCCGAGGAAGGAAACGAAGACGAGGGCGGTCCCTGGTAGAATCGCACCGTACCCTTTGGGTGCGATGCCGTCCTCGCCGACCAGCGTCGCGTACTCGAAGGCGGTGAACCCGGCGATGGCAAAGACCGTCAGGATCGCCAGGAGGATGAAGACGATCACGGTCTGGACGCCGCCGGTTTCCTTTGCGCCGACGTAGTTGACACCAACGAACAGGGCACCCGCCAGCAGCGCGCCGACCTGGATCGGATTGAGAAAGAGAACGGCAGGCAAGCCGACGAACTCCACGAGATACTGGCCGAACCCGATACAGTAGAACGCCGAGGCAAAGGCCAGCCCCATCCAGTC
The sequence above is drawn from the Halorhabdus sp. CBA1104 genome and encodes:
- a CDS encoding 50S ribosomal protein L6, yielding MPRTELQLPDEVSAEVDHLELTVEGPEGSVTRRLWYPDVTVDVEDETIVIESTEDDAETMSTLGTFESHVRNMFHGVTEGWTYEMEVFYSHFPMQVRAESEEVVIENFLGEKAPRRTPIHGETDVEIDEEQITLRGPSIEDVGQTAADIEQLTRVTDKDVRVFQDGVYITDKPNRGEV
- a CDS encoding 50S ribosomal protein L32e gives rise to the protein MTDISGVSEETADALSEAGFETVEAVARADQDALTEVESVGNALAARIQADVGELDVSEAEAADVEEAGEAAEEAEDVETELQPRGLVDKQPDLSDEEARLLVQRRREGKPQFNRQDYHKKKRVPTSWRRPRGTLSKQRRGIKGKGDTVEAGFRTPKATRGLHPSGFEEVRVHNVDDLDGVDGDTQAVRIASKVGARKRERIEERAESEEIRVLNPTYVEVEVSDDE
- a CDS encoding 50S ribosomal protein L19e, translating into MSDLSAQKRLAADVLDVGQNRVWFDPEAQGEIADAITREDVRDLIDQGIIRTKEKSGNSRGRAKERQEKRAYGHQKGHGSRKGSAGARQNEKDDWVSRIRAQRERLRELRDSGELSPTEYRKLYDQASGGEFDDVGDLNRYIDDQHGDQ
- a CDS encoding 50S ribosomal protein L18, encoding MATGPRYKVPMRRRRESRTDYHQRLRLLKSGKPRLVARLSNSQARAQLVTTGPNGDETVAAATANDLAEYGWEAPTGNLPAAYLTGLLAGLRAIEAGYEEAVLDIGLNTPTPGSKVFAIQEGAIDAGLEIPHNDDVLAEWPRTRGEHIAEYAESLDEGLYSGEFDATELPAHFDAVRETLLEGDIEL
- a CDS encoding 30S ribosomal protein S5; this translates as MSADGWEPRTRLGRQVADGEIDSMRDALNAGLPLKESEIVDQLVPGLEDEVLDINMVQRMTDSGRRVKFRCVVVVGNRDGLVGYAEGRDDQVGGAIQKAIDIAKLNMIDVSRGCGSWECGCGRPHTVALRTTGKAGSVEVELQPAPRGLGLAGGETVRHVLELAGIEDIWTRSSGNTRTTVNFAKATFNALRNTAEARVPERAFQEREVIE
- a CDS encoding 50S ribosomal protein L30, which produces MQAIVQLRGEVDVSQDVVDTLEMLNLGRVNHATLVPETDTYRGMITKVNDVVAYGEPSVETVELLLERRAEPAADADGEKASVDDEWVGWNTNYDDIADLASALVDEETTLQEANLSPTLRLHPPRKGHDGIKHPVKEGGELGKHDTDGIDGLLEAMR
- a CDS encoding uL15m family ribosomal protein, whose amino-acid sequence is MTDKSKRQRGSRTHGGGTHKNRRGAGHRGGRGDAGRDKHEQHLHPPIGKSGFTRPEKTKEDIAEVDIRRLDEDAALLAADGIAEEDGDGYRIDAREVVEDGFDADAVKVLGAGQVRNELTVVADAFSAGAREKIEAAGGNAELSERGEQRQADKDDADDNE
- the secY gene encoding preprotein translocase subunit SecY, which encodes MSWKDTAEPLLTRMPSVARPDRHVPFKRKLGWTAGVLVLFFFLRNINLYGLGTGGSNAFGRFSSILATQQGSIMQLGIGPIVTASIVLQLLGGADLLGLDTQNNPRDQILYQGLQKLLVLVMIVLTGFPMVFAADFLPAEPVFGLGVAGTKWLMFAQIFVGGVLILYMDEVISKWGVGSGIGLFIIAGVSQSLVGGLIAIPQISGNWGFIPYWIGAVAGFVDVPSVLTSQGITQLLFHTSGQNYIGLIAILTTLSIFVIVVYAESVRVEIPLSHARVKGARGRFPVKLIYASVLPMILVRALQMNIQFLGRILKQQLGTLPAWLGQYSGSQPTGGLFYYLAPIQSPGEWAWFLGSVSQPVWKVLLRVGVDLTFMIIGGAIFAIFWVETTDMGPEATAQQIQNSGMQIPGFRQNPGVLEKVLERYIPQVTVIGGALVGLLAVMANMLGTIGGVTGTGLLLTVSITYKLYEEIAEEQLMEMHPMMRQMFG
- a CDS encoding helix-turn-helix domain-containing protein, producing MSTEHRLADATDPEATVGNLLTYAALLNTPKLARLYVYVLRNGPVAIETVKDDLELPHSTTYKYVGELEEMGVLTRHEDSRPTTIEVEPIRLTMETDHGDVVVTPVLVDAIARQIDTEDIRVFVERQGIPKLAAALHYTVRVMDGDLTQRTAANKLDVHPVEGMTVITALQDVVEGAEAYDPYLDTGE
- a CDS encoding TrkH family potassium uptake protein, encoding MNGTTATVGRDVGRILEALGGLMVVSILVPLAWGEWFGAVAFGASALVPLAVGYGLHRRFADADSPSRLHGMVVAATGWLLVGVFGSVPFLLIAWGVHLDLPTTLESTPTLAAFREPLNAVFESTSGFTGTGLTMTDNEEVLPRSLQWWRTFIEWVGGVGVIVLTTAVLARPGSGSLTLYESEARSEKIHPSIVSTVRTIWWIFLLFTFVSILALFLAGMPPWDAINHAMTGLATGGFSIMDNSIATYDSALIDAVLIAIMLLGSIAFPVHYLILQGDLRNFYTDLQTRWVFVYMGAGSALLWAFLYVGPYDSPLRAVRYGVFQFVSAATCTGFQTAVDTTNVALGAWPAQAQLVVAFGMFVGGAAGSTAGGIKIIRGLTLIKGIRYHVADVFYPDSAVRRMDINGRRLTETEANREFVEATIIVVLWIAFLIVGTFLLLVVLPAEEFSLANAFFEVASAQGNVGLSSGITGPNSLPAIGKIAFLGHMWIGRLEIIPVLVALRTLFRRGGMYP
- a CDS encoding TrkA family potassium uptake protein, which encodes MYIIIVGAGDIGTPLIEIATRSGNEVVVIERDSERANRAADRFDCLVLEADATTNATLEDAGIEQADAVVSTTDRDATNIMVCLLAKEYDVPSILSVVHNPEHMNLFERIGVNTMENPQELIAEYLYRAVARPAIVDYMRIGEEAEVFEIEVTENAPIAGKTLQEAADEGVLSQNVLVVAIERDDTSEPITPRGTTTIHAGDLLTVYSAVGADPEVTDIFGHYEDRIE